The genomic window TCCGACCCGACGATGGCCTGCTTCAGGCGCATGAACGCGGACCCCGAGGCGCGCCGGGTGCTGCATGACAAAGTAGGCGTCGGCCTCGACGGTCCGCCGACGATCCAGATGCTGGCCGACAAGACGGCTCCGACCGAAGAGGAGCGTCAGGCACTTGTGACCTTCACCAGCGTGAGACAGGCTTGCATCGCCGAGGGCGCCAGCTATAGGCGAGCGAACATGCCGCCCGAAGTCTGGATGCAGATTGAGGGGCTCGGTGAGCAGACCACATTGCTGTTCGCCAGGCTGTACGCCGGCGACATCACCTACGGCGATTACAACCGCATCCATCTGGAGCAGACACGCAACGCCATGCTTCGTCTCGCTGACTCAGATCGGCAACGAGCGCAGGCTCAGGCCGCTGATGACGAGCGACGCGGCCAAGCCTTCTTGCAGGGCTTGCAGGCGGCTCAACAGCAGCAGTACCAGCAGCAGATGCTTCGACAGCAGCAGATTCAGATGAACCGGCCGGTGACGACTGAATGCTCGCGGTTTGGAAGCTCGGTAAGCTGTACGTCGAGGTGAGTGGTAAGCGTCCAGTAGGCGTGCGCAACCGCGTCGGGATCGGCCGCTATGCTGGCGCATGCATCAGCCCTATACCTCGTCGGAACTGTTTCACTTCGTGGGGCATGCGCAGCCACAAGACGACGCTCGCAACTGCTCCACGCTGATTCAAATTCTGCGCGCCGGGCTTCTTTCATTTCCGCCGCATGACAAGCCAGGCAGACTGCCTCGCACTGTGACCGTGCGCCCAGAAGCATCTTTGCTCGACGAGCAATTAATTTCACCGCACATCACCTGCTTTGCTGATATTCCTGCCGATTCACTTGGCTCGCATGTGTCTCGATATGGCCGCTTCGGTCTTAGCTTTCAAAGAGCAGAACTGATCAAATGGGGCGCCCGTCCAGTGGCTTACGTGCCGACGTTTAAGGGCGATTGGGATGGACTCGCAGGCCGGCCGTTGCTACGCGACATTCAAGCCGTCTACAAAGGTTTTCGGAAGCATTTTGATGATCGTGTTCCTCCTCAACCGGAGACGATGCCGCGCACGATGGAGGAAATGTTTGCCTCGAAGCACCTGTACCGAGAGATGGGGAAAATACCTTCTGACGAGGTGCAGTTGATGCGCGGCCTGAAGAGCATCTTGGAAATGGAACTGCTCGCGTACATCAAGCCGTTCAACGCAGACCTGCCGGACGACCATCGAGATAATTTCTATATGGAGCGGGAGTGGCGCTTGCTGGGGCAGTGGCCATTCGACATTGCCGACATCGTGCATGTACATCTTGCGCCAGCCTTCCGATCTGCTGTCGAGGCTGAGTTTCCTACGCTGGCAGGTCGGATCATCGAGATCCCCACCTCCTAAACCCATCGGGCGTCGGCAGTTGGCCGACGGGTCGTCATGCGCGCTGCATGGCAGCACAGACAAACGTCCAGTACGTGCGCGCGCGCAAGGCAGCGAATCCGCGAAGGCTTTCAATGCTGCATGGTGCGGCTGTTTGTGCTTCACAAAACACGGCGATGGTATCCAGAAGGGTATCCACCGGTTGCCGGCTTTGGTTGCCAGACTGGTTTCCACGAAACTCTCTACTTTCCGACCGCATTGCTTTTGAAGGTTGGTTAGCGCGCTGGTTAGTGCGCTCTTGCCACCTTGGCGCCGACAGGACGCCAACGCTCGCTACAGCGCGTGCCCCAACACGCCACATGGTGGGCTGGAATGAACCTTTCGTAGGTTTTGTAGGGTGGATAGTGGCGCCCTTTGTGCTTTTTGGCGCAGCAAGAGCACGTCGCCGAAAGACCGGCATGAGCACTCGCGGATTGGATTTGGGGATGAGCACAGAGTACGGCACGCTTGACATGACTCCACCCCCAGTCGGCCAGCATAGGCGGAATGTCTGGGCAAGGCCAGTGCTCTTGCTGGCAGGCGGCATCGCGCTCGTTGTGATCCTCAGCGTCGTGTTGCGCTGATCCAGAAGCCGGGCAGGAGATCAACGAGGCACCTGCAGACGGCGGGGACCGTTTATATATTCTGTAGGGTAGTCTGGGGCCACTTTTTTGAAATCAGTCGCCCACGCCCCCGCTCGAACGCCGCGCCGGGAAGGCGCGGCGGTCCTAAAAATCGGTGGTTTGGTTGGAGCGCCTGGCGTTTTGCAGCTGCTCGGCGTCGCGTTGCCCGTGCGGCATTTCACTGAACAACATAGCCAGCACGATCAATGGCAAGCCCACCAGGATGACTGGACCGAAGGCGTGCACCAACCCGGCCATTACGACAGCGCTGACCACGACGGCAAGAAACTTGATCATGCACCATGATCCAGACCGCGCTCTACTGGGTCAATCCATCGGATTGCCTACGGCGCACTGAAAATGCGTCGTCCGTTAGTTCGATAGTGGAAACGTGCAATCCTGCACAGGCGGTGCCCACAATGGACGCCAATCGTTTGATGATTCTGAGCGTTCCGCGCGCGTACGCGATGGCTCGATCAAAGGTGTACCGCCGGCTACATGGTGGCTACATGACGCTCAGAAACGAAAAAAGTCTGCTACTTATTTGATAGCAGACTCTTCAAGCCCCTTGCGGGATAAATAGATGGTGGCCTGGGGCGGAATCGAACCACCGACACGCGGATTTTCAATCCGCTGCTCTACCAACTGAGCTACCGGGCCATACACACAAGCTCTTGCAAGCTCGAATGCAGCCTCAAATTATACCGCGCTGCGGCGGCCCCTAGAAAGGTCGACGCCAAGTTGTTTGAGTTTGCGATAGAGGTGCGTGCGTTCAAGGCCGGTCTTCTCGGCAACTCGCGTCATAGAACCGTTTTCCATGGCGAGGTGAAATTCGAAGTACGCCTTTTCGAAGCCGTCGCGTGCGTCACGCAATGGGCGGTCGAGGTCGAAGCTCTGGTTCGATTGCGGGCCTGGGTCCGTAGCTGGGATGTGCAGGGGGGGCGGCACCATCGTGCTGTCACTCACAGTGGTCAGCGCTGCAGCGAAGCTGCTCGATGCGGCAGCCGGCACCACGTTCGCTGCAGCCCGACGTGCGCTCTCGCGCGCGAGACCCTGTTCGACTGCCTTGAGCAGCTTCTGCATCGTGATCGGCTTTTCGAGGAAAGCGAACGCGCCGATGCGGGTCGCGTCCACTGCCGTGTCGATGGTCGCGTGGCCGCTCATCATCACGACCGGCATGCTGAGCAAGCCAGCTGTCGACCACTCCTTCAAGAGCGTGACGCCGTCGGTGTCCGGCATCCAGATGTCGAGCAGCACGAGATCGGGCCGAGCGCGCAGCCGTGCGGCGCGCGCCTCGGCTGCGTTCTCTGCGAGTTCCACGTTGTGGCCTTCGTCATTGAGAATTTCGAAGAGCAGGTCTCGTATGCCCAGCTCGTCGTCGACCACGAGGATATTTGCCATGAATGCTTGTTTACTGCGCCGGTATGAGGCCCGCTCGCCAAAGAAAGACTTTGCGTCTTCGGTGTGAGCGACCGCTATTGCGGATCGCCTGCCAACGCGAATGATAACGAGACTTGCGCTCCTGCTACAGCCCCGTCGGACACGCGGTTGCTCAGCTCGATGCGCGCACCGTGTTCATCGGCGATTTTCTTGACCACCGCGAGCCCGAGACCGGTGCCTTTGGTCTTGGTCGTGACATAGGGTTCGAACGCTCTTTTCAAGATGTTCTCGGCGAAGCCTGGCCCACTGTCCTGCACCGTCAATCGCACCCGCTGGCCGGAGTCGGAAAGGCGTGTGCGAATGCTGATCTCGCCGGCGCGACCGAGACTGTGGGCAGCCGTTTCCGCCGCATCCTGAGCATTTTGTAAAAGGTTGTGAATAACCTGCCGAATCTGTTGTGCATCGCCTCGAATCGGCGGGCAACGCGGGTCGAGTTCGGACAGCACGGCGATAGGCGCGTTCTCGGCACCATACAGCTGGAGCACGTCGCCGACGAGTGCGTTGAGATCGATCGCCTTGAGGTCTGCAGCGGGCAGACGGGCGTAGTCACGAAACTCGTTGACCAGCCGCTTCATCGCGTCGACCTGGTCGACGATGGTCTTGACCGATTTGGTGAGGATCGCCTGTTCAGGCGCTGCCACCTTGCCAGACAACTTCATCTCCAGCCGCTCTGCCGACAGCTGAATCGGCGTCAACGGATTCTTGATTTCATGTGCCAGCCGCCGCGCCACTTCGCCCCATGCCTGCGCGCGCTGTGCCGACACGATTTCGGAGATGTCGTCGAACACGAGAAGCCGCGCAGCGCCCGGCAGCTCCGCCCCCCGCGCCACGAGGTTGATGGCGTCCTGCGACAGGCCGTTGCCCGAAGCGTGCAACTCAAAAGCATGCTGCCAATGGTCCAGCCCATGCTGCAGGCGCTCGACCTGGAAGTCGTCGAACTGCTGCTGCACGTCTTGCCCGAACTCGGTCAGACCCGGCACATCGCTCAGCAAGCGACCTTCGAATGCGGCCAGCGGCGCCCGCAGCACGCGCGTGGCGCCGGGGTTGATCGAGAGCATCGTTCCCCTCGCGTCCAGCACGATCACGCCCGAGGTGAGGTTGTCGAGAATGGTCTGGAGATTGGCCCGCGCGGCGTCGAGCTGCCCCATCGTCTTTTCGACCGCGCCGCGGGCGTCCGACAACTGTTGTGTCATGACGGCGAAAGAGCGCGTCAGCCCACCAAGCTCGTCCCTGCCTTGCAACACTGCGGTCGGTCGCAGATCGCCAGCTGCGACCTGCCTCACGCCGTCGGCCAACACCAGCAATGGCCGCGCCAACTGGGTGCCGAACAGCACCGCCAGCAGCACGGCCCCGAAGACCGCCAAGAACAGACTGAGCGTGAGCGTACCGATGTACATGCGCCGAAGGCCCTCGCGCGCCAGCGCTCGCTCCTGGTATTCGCGGTTGGCTTCCTGCACCGCCAGCGCGTTGGCAACGACGGCGGGCGGCAGAGGTTGCGTCACCTGCAGGTAGCGCGGCTCGGTATTGAAATCGAAGCCCGGTCGCTGGACCAGCGCCAGGGCACGAATGGTGGCGGCGGGCGGCGCGTTGGTGCCCGGTGCCGGCACTTCGTCCAGCCCTTCGATGTGCGCGATCGGCCGGTCGGCGCGCACCTGTCGAAACTGCTGCTGCGTCGGTCGCTCGGGACTGAGCTGAAAGCGCGAGGCACCAGCACTGGCGACCAGTTGCCCGGTGCCCGTCCAGAGCACCACGTCGCTGGCGCCCAACTGGTCGCGAATACGCTCGAGCAGCAGGCCGGCGCTCGCATCGGATACCTCGGCGAGTTGACTACTGGCGACGCGTGCTTTGGAAGCGAGCTCGTCGGACAAGGAATCGAGCGTGGCACGGCCGAGGTTCAGCCCGGCGTCGAGCGCGCCCTCTACCTTGACGTCGAACCAGCTTTCGATCGACCTTGCGACGAATTGATAGGACACCACGTACACCAGCGCGCCCGGTACGACGCCAACGAGCGCGAAGATGGCCGCCAGCTTGATGAGCAACCGGCTGCCGAACTTGCCCTGCTGCAACCGGCGCAACAGCCGGAAAGCGACCCAACCGATCACCAGCACCAGCAGCGCCGCGACCACGACATTGAGACCGAAGAGGCGCGCGTAGTTCTGCTCGTAGAGCGCGCGGTTGTTGGTCGCCTGCGCAAGCAGGAAGATCAGCACCAGGCCGATGGCCGCAACCAGTGCGACCCCTACGCCGACGGCCCAGCGCACGGCGCGCGAACGGCGCGCAGCGGGCGACGACGCGCCGCCGCGAGGGCCGCCATTTCCGCTACTCACTTCAGTTTCTCCAGTGCCAGGCGCGCGCTGCGTTCGACCACGATATTCCAGTCGGCCTGCCCCGCCACGCCGATCTGGAACGGCCGCGGCAGTTGCGTGGTGTCGAGCCTGAAACTGAACTGCACGGGCTGCGTCGCCTCATCACCGACTTCGCTCCGGTCGGCCAGCCGAAGCCGTCCGACGCGTTTGATCGCGTCCAGGGCTTCGGGCAGGCTGTCGAAGTTCTGGTTCAAGGACACGCCCAAACCCGCATTCGCGATCGGCACCGACGACACGTTGAGCCGCCAGCGCCGGCTGAGCGGCTGGTAAGCCAGCCGCATGTGGCGCGTGGCCGACCCGACCTTGCGATCCGCCCAGTACCAACGCTCACGATAAAGCTCAGCGTCGACCACGAAATAGATAGCGATACCTTTGTCGAGCACCTCACCGACACCCAGGGGCAGTTCGAACTGGACCTGCGCGGTCAGATAGATGCCGTCGTCGGCCTCCTCCAGCCGCATTTGAGTAATGGAGGCTTGGGGCGAGTCGGCCAGGGCGGGCGTCGGCACACCTGCCAGCGTGCCAATGACCAGTAACGCTGCGAG from Variovorax sp. PAMC28562 includes these protein-coding regions:
- a CDS encoding abortive infection system antitoxin AbiGi family protein translates to MHQPYTSSELFHFVGHAQPQDDARNCSTLIQILRAGLLSFPPHDKPGRLPRTVTVRPEASLLDEQLISPHITCFADIPADSLGSHVSRYGRFGLSFQRAELIKWGARPVAYVPTFKGDWDGLAGRPLLRDIQAVYKGFRKHFDDRVPPQPETMPRTMEEMFASKHLYREMGKIPSDEVQLMRGLKSILEMELLAYIKPFNADLPDDHRDNFYMEREWRLLGQWPFDIADIVHVHLAPAFRSAVEAEFPTLAGRIIEIPTS
- a CDS encoding response regulator; the protein is MANILVVDDELGIRDLLFEILNDEGHNVELAENAAEARAARLRARPDLVLLDIWMPDTDGVTLLKEWSTAGLLSMPVVMMSGHATIDTAVDATRIGAFAFLEKPITMQKLLKAVEQGLARESARRAAANVVPAAASSSFAAALTTVSDSTMVPPPLHIPATDPGPQSNQSFDLDRPLRDARDGFEKAYFEFHLAMENGSMTRVAEKTGLERTHLYRKLKQLGVDLSRGRRSAV
- a CDS encoding DUF4390 domain-containing protein, which codes for MNTTVSSTPCSKSAPAELRALAAVGLPMRRRRIVALAALLVIGTLAGVPTPALADSPQASITQMRLEEADDGIYLTAQVQFELPLGVGEVLDKGIAIYFVVDAELYRERWYWADRKVGSATRHMRLAYQPLSRRWRLNVSSVPIANAGLGVSLNQNFDSLPEALDAIKRVGRLRLADRSEVGDEATQPVQFSFRLDTTQLPRPFQIGVAGQADWNIVVERSARLALEKLK